The sequence CCCGCGCGTTCTCCGCCCACGCCGGGTTGGAGTCGATCGCCGCCTGCGGGGCCAGCTCCGCCGCCCGGCGCAGCCGCACCTGCGCCCCGGCCCGTTCGGCGTCCTCGGCCATCGCCTTCGCGATCGTGGCGACGGTGCCGGTCGAGGAGTAGTAGACGACGGCGACGTTGACGGGCGTGGGCATGCGGGGAACCTCCGTCGAACCGGAATCGGTACAGGGCGGCGCAAAAGCGCACGAACCAGACGATACGGAGGTTCAGGGCGTCCGGCGCGCCGGACGGGGCCTTCCCCGTGACCGCGCACGCCGCCCGCTCAGCGCAGCGACTTCCCCTCCGCGTCCAGCTGCATCTGGGCCCGCCCCGTGACCAGCAGCCACGCGGGCAGTGTCGCCGCACACAGCAGCGGCAGCACGGACGCGTCGCTGACCAGCACCGCCGCGGTGAACAGGCTCACCCAGCCCTGCCGGGTGACGGCGAGCAGCAGGCCCAGCACCGCGCAGGACACCGCGAGCGACGGCGGGACCGCGTCGACCAGCGCATGGGCGCACAGCCCGAGCGACACCCCCGCGAAGACCGCCGGGAAGATCCGGCCGCCCCGGAACCCGCAGGTGGCGGCGATCGCGAGGGCGGCCATCTTCACCACCGCCATCCCCGCGAACTCCCCGGCCGACCACCCGTCCGGGTCACCGGCCAGCGTCTTCACCTCGTCGAGCCCCTTGAACAGCGTGAGATGGCCGCCCAGCGCGCCCAGCAGCCCCAGCACGAGACCGCCCGCCGCCAGCGCGAGCACCGGATGCCGCAGTGCCGCGAAGACCCGGTGCGCCACCGGGAACGCGTACACCGCGAGCAGGCCGAGGAGCGCGCCCGCCGAGGCGATCAGCAGGGCGGCGAGCAGGTCGCCCCAGTGCGGTCCGGCGTACGCGGGGAGGGCCAGGTCGAAGCTCGGCTCCGCGATCAGCGACATGGTCAGCGCGCCCGCCGTCCCGGCCGCGAGCGGCGCGAACAGGCGGTCCCAGAACGCCCCGGGGCCCGGCTGCGCGGCCAGCACCTCGGAGAGGATCAGCGCGGCGGCGATCGGCGTGCCGAAGAGGGCCCCGATCGTCCCGGCCGCCGCGAGCGCCACCCACACCTCGCCCGGTGCGCCGGGGGCGAACCGCCGGCCGAGCCAGAAGGCCAGGGCGATGTTGGCGGCGGTGATCGGGTTCTCCGGTCCGAGGCTCACCCCGCCCGCCAGTGCCAGGACGGTCACCAGGAGCAGCCCCGGCACGATGCCGAGCCGCATCGGGGCGTCGACCAGCCCGGTGGTGGCCGGATCGGGACCGCCGTGACCGGGCGCGGCCCGCAGGACGAGCCCGACCGCGAGGCCGGTCGCGGTGAGCATCACGACCATCCAGAGCGAGGAGAACCCCCCGACCCCGAGCGCGTCGGGCAGGGACTCCCACAGCACGTCCTGGAGCTGCTCCGCCAGCAGGCTCACCCCGAGCAGGATCAGCGCGCAGGCGACGCCGACCGCGATCGCGGGCAGCACGAGCGCCAGCAGCCGCCGGGCGGGGGCGGCGGGAGGCTGCGGGGGAGCGGGGGGTTCGGGGTCGGCCACCGGCTCACCATAGATTCACCATGGCGACTAAACGGGCATAACACCCCAATGGCGGCCCGGGTTGCGGTCAGCGGCGGTCCGGGCGGCGGCGCACCGCGGCAAGCCGCTCCCACCGCCGTCGGACCGTGCCGCTCCCCGCTGCCGCGCGCACCGATCAACCGCCGTCGGACCGTGCCGCTCCCCGCTGCCGCGCGCACCGATCAACCGCCGTCGGACCGTGCCGCTCCCCGCCGCCGCGCGCACCGCTCAGGAGACCGGGCCCTCGCCCGAGGTCACGTACGGGCGTGCCGGCCGCGCTTCGGCGCGGCGGCGGACTCCTCCGCCTGCTTGCGCTGCGAGCGGTGCTCCACCACGAGAACGCCGACGACCACGGCGGCGCCGAGCGCGAACAGGGCCAGACTCAGGCCGACCGAGCCGCTGGGCGCCAGCAGCCCGCGGTCGTCGTCCTGCCAGGGCCACAGCGCGCGCAGCGAACCGGCCATCAGGCCGGTCATCACGACCAGCGTCATGTGGTGGTGGTTCTCCAGCAGCCACTTCAGCAGCTTCACGAAGAGTGCGAGCCCCACGACACAGCCCAGCGCGAAGGCGGCGAGATAGCCCAGGTCGCGCTCGTTGACGGCGTCGATCGTCGGCTCGTACAGCCCCATGGTCAGCAGCAGGAACGAGCCGGAGATCCCGGGCAGCACCAGCGCGCAGATCGCGA is a genomic window of Streptomyces sp. YPW6 containing:
- a CDS encoding ion channel protein, with product MADPEPPAPPQPPAAPARRLLALVLPAIAVGVACALILLGVSLLAEQLQDVLWESLPDALGVGGFSSLWMVVMLTATGLAVGLVLRAAPGHGGPDPATTGLVDAPMRLGIVPGLLLVTVLALAGGVSLGPENPITAANIALAFWLGRRFAPGAPGEVWVALAAAGTIGALFGTPIAAALILSEVLAAQPGPGAFWDRLFAPLAAGTAGALTMSLIAEPSFDLALPAYAGPHWGDLLAALLIASAGALLGLLAVYAFPVAHRVFAALRHPVLALAAGGLVLGLLGALGGHLTLFKGLDEVKTLAGDPDGWSAGEFAGMAVVKMAALAIAATCGFRGGRIFPAVFAGVSLGLCAHALVDAVPPSLAVSCAVLGLLLAVTRQGWVSLFTAAVLVSDASVLPLLCAATLPAWLLVTGRAQMQLDAEGKSLR